The sequence TGGCGGACGCGTGCGTCGTCGTCGCCTCGCCGAAACCGTTCGCGCTCGCCGACGCGGTTCGGAGCAGAGCGCTCGCCCGCGAACTCGGTTCGGGCCTCGCCGGCGTCGTGTTGAACCGCGTCGTCGACGCCGCGCCCGAACGGGCCGTCGGCCGAGCGTTGGGCGCGCCCGTCGCAACCGTCCGCGCGGACCCGCGAGTCGGCGAATCCGTCGAGAGCGAGCGCCCCGTCGTCGCCGCCGCACCGGAGAGCGAGGCGGCGGGGGCGTTCCGGCAGGTCGCGGGCGCGGTTCGCGCCTGTAACCGGTCCTGTAGGCGGTGAGGTCGAGAGAAAAAGGCTCGGTCAGTCGCGCAGGTCGTAGTAGGTGCTCCGGAGCGTGACGGGCGTGACGCCCGCGACGTCGGCCGCCTCCTGTTGTGTCACCTGCGCGTCGAATTTCCGGGCGGCCGTGTAGAGACAGGCGGCGGCGACGCCGCCGGGATTTCGACCCGCCGCGAGACCGCTATCGTGGCTCTCGGCGGCGAGTTCGCGGGCGCGGCGCTCCACCGCCGAGTCGAGGTCGAGCTCGCTCGCGAACCGGGGGACGTACTCCGCGGGCGAGATGGGGCCGACCGGAAGCCCGAGGTCGCGGTTGAGGGCGTCGTACGCCGCGCCGTGTTCGTTCTCCGTCGCGCGGGCGACGTCGAGCACTTCGTCGACGGTCCGCGAGACGCCGGCGACGCGGCAGGCGGCGTAGACGCACGCCGAGGAGAACCCCTCCAGCGAGCGTCCGCGAAGCAGGTTCTCGTTCTGCGCGGAGCGAAACAGCGAACAGGCGTGGTCGCGGACGCGGTCCGGTAGCGACAGCGCGCCGGTCACTCGCCGGATTTCGGTGAACGCGTACACCTGATTGCGCTCGCGCTTCGAGGAGATGCGCGCGCGGTTGTGCTGTCGACGCATCCGCGTCAGACGGCGACGCTTACGGCCTTTGACTCGGGTCGACCGGCCGATTTCGGTAGTGAGGCCGCGGTCGTGTCGCGAACGCGTCAGCGGCGCGCCGGTCCGCTCGGGGTTCGTCTCGTCGTCGGCGAACGACCGCCACTCGGGGCCGTGGTCGATGTGGTCGGCGGCGACGACGAGGCCGCAGTTCGCGCACACGGTCTCGCTGCTATCCTTCCGCAGTCGGCCGTCGCATTCGGGGCAACCGGTCGCTTGTGTCTTGCTCATACTCGAAACTCGGTCCCGATGGAGTATTTAAACACGGGAGAAATCGGCGGGAATCGGAGTGTGACGGCTCGAAGAGCGTATCGGTCACCGATACGCTCTCGTTCTGTTTTATTGAATACTCTCCTACGTCGATAACTTTTAGTGTGGAGGGGAAGCACCTGCCGCCAGAATGGGACTGGCTGACATCGCCGCGGGCATCGAGGTGACCGCCGAGCAGGACGCGCGGGGCGTCCCCACCGTCGACGACACCGGCGTCGACCTCCGAGAGCGGTTCGACGCGCACGCCGAGGCGCTCCCGTGCGACCCCGACGCGGCCGCAACGGTGTTCGACGCGTACGCGGGCGGCGCGAGCGTTGGCGAGAGCGCACACGAGGCGGGCGTCGCGCCGATGACCGCCGCGAAGACGCTACACCGCTGCGGCGTGTCAGGCGTGACGCCGCTGAGTCCGACGGCACGGGAGATTCTCCGGGACTGGCTCGACGGCGAACTCCCCCGGACGGAGGCGCGGACGCTCACCGGAGCGTCGAAGACGGAGTTCGCGCTCGCGGCGTACGTCGAGACGCACGACCCGGTCGAGGAGTTGGCCGACGCGACGGCGGGCGAACTGACGCCCGGCACGAACGCGACGGTGGCGAAGCGGGACGCGCTGGCGGAGACGATGAGCGACGCGAGCGAGTTCTTCTGAGTCGTTACTTCGTCAACCGCCGCAGCGACGACGGGAGATAGCCGTCGACGCCGGCGAGAACGCTCTGCTCTTCGAATTCGAGGTCGAGTTCGGTCGCGACGACCACCTCCGCGGCGTGAGCGACCGTCGGCGCGAACTCCCCGGAGGCGTCGAGCGACGCCGGGAACGACGCGTCGGTGGCGGGGACGAACGCGTCGGCCGCCTCGAACCGCCCGCGAGTGGCGATGGTCGCGTGGCTCTCGATACCGAGGTCGGCGAGTCTGTCGCGGATGCGACGGTTCGCCTCCGCGCCGCGGTCGGTCGCGGGTGTAACGGTGACGACCCGTTGGGCAGCGTCAGCGGCCGCGATAGACTGGTTGGCGGCGACCGGCGGCACGTCGAGGAGGACGTGGTCGAAGGCGTCGGCGGCCTCGGTGACGCGCGTCTCGAATCGACGAGCGGCCTCGGCAGTCTTCGCGCGGGCGAAGCGCTCGAACGGCGCGCTGGCGGGGACGCAGGCGACGCGTCCGGCGACGGCGTCGGGGAGCGGCACGTCGACGAGTCCGGCCTCTAACGGCGTCTCCGGTTCGACCAAGAGCGTCGTCATGTCGGTGTCGAGTCGGCCGTCGAGGTAGTCAGCGAGTCCCTGCGTCGCGAACGCGGCGTCGAGTATGGTGACGTCGCGGCCGTCGTTTGCGAGCGTCGCCGCCAGTTCGAGCGTCGTCCGCGTCGTCCCCGCGCCGCCGGTCGCCCCGACGAGCGCAGCGGAGACCGTGTCAGACATACGCCGAGTTGGTGCCGCCATCCGGCTAAAAATCTACGGTTCTCTGGACAGTTCGACTCGGAAGCGAGTTTCGCCGCGAGACGGCGCGACCGACTCACCCGGCGATGTCGTCGGCGATGGCGTCGAGTTCCTCGTCCGAGAGCTCGGGTCGCTCGCCCGCGACGGCGTGAATCGGGCCGCCGCCGTCGCCCTCGAAGCGCGGCACGAGGTGGACGTGAACGTGCGGTACCTCCTGTCCGGCGGCGCTGCCGTCGTTGACGCCGACGGTGACCGCGTCGGCGTCGACGGCCGACTCGACGCGCGGGGTGAGTTCGTGGACCGCCGCGAACAGGTCGGCGGCTTCGTCGTCGGAGAGGTCGTCGAGTCGCTCGGCGTGGTCCTTGGGGACGACGAGCGTGTGCCCCGCTGCGAGGGGGTTGGCGTCGAGGAACGCCAGTACCGTGTCTGTCTCGTAGACGGTGCGTCCGGGAATCTCGCCCGCGACGATTTTGCAGAAGATACAGTCGTCGGCCATAGTGTGAGCGTCTCTCGCCGTCGGCAAGAAAGTTCGGACGGAGGCGAGACGGGTCGCCTCGGCGGCGGCTCAGGGCAGGTGCTCGGCGACTGCGTCGCGGTACGCCTCCGCCGTGTAGCCCAACCGCGAGAGCCACACCTCCTGATACGACGGGTGCAGGAGCGGCAGCACCCTGACGTCCAGCGCCTCCGAGTCGAACGGCTCCAACACCCGGTCGAGGAAGCCGTCGAGACGTTCGTCGTCGAACGCGAGAAGAGTCGCCGTCGCGTGTCTCCCGGTCGTGACCACGAGGTCGGGCGACACCGCTTCGAGTTCGGTTTCGAGGTGGACGCGGCAGTTGCGGCGCTCCTCGGGCGTCGGTTCGCGGTTCGACCCGTCTTCGCCCTCGGGGAAGCAGTTCACGGCGTTCGTGTAGTACGTCCGGTCGGCGTAGCCGAGCGACTCGAACAGCGACCGAACGCGACGGCCGGAGTGTTTGGAGGTGTAGGCGAACCCGGTGTGGTTGCCGCCCTTCCAGGTGTCGGCGTCGGGGTCGCCCGCCCCGGGCGCTTCGCCGACCACGACCACGTCGGCGTCGGCGGGTCCGTTCCCCCACGAGATGCA is a genomic window of Haloprofundus halophilus containing:
- a CDS encoding HIT family protein is translated as MADDCIFCKIVAGEIPGRTVYETDTVLAFLDANPLAAGHTLVVPKDHAERLDDLSDDEAADLFAAVHELTPRVESAVDADAVTVGVNDGSAAGQEVPHVHVHLVPRFEGDGGGPIHAVAGERPELSDEELDAIADDIAG
- a CDS encoding transcription initiation factor IIB; the encoded protein is MSKTQATGCPECDGRLRKDSSETVCANCGLVVAADHIDHGPEWRSFADDETNPERTGAPLTRSRHDRGLTTEIGRSTRVKGRKRRRLTRMRRQHNRARISSKRERNQVYAFTEIRRVTGALSLPDRVRDHACSLFRSAQNENLLRGRSLEGFSSACVYAACRVAGVSRTVDEVLDVARATENEHGAAYDALNRDLGLPVGPISPAEYVPRFASELDLDSAVERRARELAAESHDSGLAAGRNPGGVAAACLYTAARKFDAQVTQQEAADVAGVTPVTLRSTYYDLRD
- a CDS encoding MinD/ParA family ATP-binding protein produces the protein MSDTVSAALVGATGGAGTTRTTLELAATLANDGRDVTILDAAFATQGLADYLDGRLDTDMTTLLVEPETPLEAGLVDVPLPDAVAGRVACVPASAPFERFARAKTAEAARRFETRVTEAADAFDHVLLDVPPVAANQSIAAADAAQRVVTVTPATDRGAEANRRIRDRLADLGIESHATIATRGRFEAADAFVPATDASFPASLDASGEFAPTVAHAAEVVVATELDLEFEEQSVLAGVDGYLPSSLRRLTK
- a CDS encoding DUF7858 family protein, coding for MGLADIAAGIEVTAEQDARGVPTVDDTGVDLRERFDAHAEALPCDPDAAATVFDAYAGGASVGESAHEAGVAPMTAAKTLHRCGVSGVTPLSPTAREILRDWLDGELPRTEARTLTGASKTEFALAAYVETHDPVEELADATAGELTPGTNATVAKRDALAETMSDASEFF
- a CDS encoding uracil-DNA glycosylase; this translates as MPTHPDESEKNVLEPGCARCPALVESRTCISWGNGPADADVVVVGEAPGAGDPDADTWKGGNHTGFAYTSKHSGRRVRSLFESLGYADRTYYTNAVNCFPEGEDGSNREPTPEERRNCRVHLETELEAVSPDLVVTTGRHATATLLAFDDERLDGFLDRVLEPFDSEALDVRVLPLLHPSYQEVWLSRLGYTAEAYRDAVAEHLP